Genomic DNA from Chelonia mydas isolate rCheMyd1 chromosome 6, rCheMyd1.pri.v2, whole genome shotgun sequence:
ccaagggccacatctgggtatggaaattgtatggcaggccaggAATTCTcatgaaattggggattggggtgcagtagtgggtgagggctccagctgggggtgcaggcttttgggtggggccagaaatgaggagttcagggtgcaggagggggatctgggctggggcagggggttggggtgcaggtggtgggggggcgaaggctctggctgggggtgcaggctctggggtgcaggagggtgggactgaggggtttggagagtgggagggggatcagggctggggcagggggtcggggcaCTGGAGGCGGTCAGGACtgcctgccaatgggagctgcgggggcggcgcttggggcaggggcagtgtgtggatcCCCTGTTCTGCCCCATGCGTagaagccggaggggggacaggctgctgcttccgggagccgcgcggAGCCACAGCACatgtggagcggggcaagccccggaccccgctccccagcaggagctcgagggccggatttaaacatctgaagggccggatgtgaccccctggccatagtttgcccacccctggtctagattataagctcttcaggggacCATCTCTTACAGTGTGTTTGTCCAGTAGGGCTCTGATCTTGTTTGGGGCCTCTTGGTACTGttatcatacaaataataataaattgatgTCTCAGTCCGGTAGGTGAGAGGCCAAGTGAGGCTCTTTAGCTCTCCATTAGCATAAATTACGTATGACATggaagttatttttattatttgtattacggtaaTGCCCTCAGAGGTCTTGGTCAGGGCCTCACTGTAATGGCTGCTGCTTATTTGCTTTACTGGAGAGAGGATGATGTTGAAGTTAAAGGAAGAACTACACTGCAATCAGTGAGAAATTCTTTggttaaaaaaccctcaaaccaTAAAACCCCCAAAAGCATGTGATCCACAAGGCTGAATGTGGCTACCACAGTCATAGCCACCAACAGACTAAGACATCCAAAACTCAGCATAGGGGCTTCATGGCAGGCTCCAGTGGAAGGAAAGggctcccacacccctgccccagcccggatccccctccagcaccccaaacccctcattcctggccccaccccagagcctgcacccccaggcagagccctcaccccctcctgcacccctgccccaacatggatccccctcctgcaccccaaacccctcattcctggctccaccccagagcccaaaccctcAGCCGACACCCTCAcctgctcccacaccccaaccccctgccccagctcagtgaaaatgagcgagtgagtgagggtgggggagagtgagcgacagagggaggggggacggagaaggggtggggcaggggcctcGGAGCAGCGGAGGGGTAggagcggggcaagggtgttcagttttgtgcagttaaaaagttggcaaccctacctgcacCCCGTCCAAACCTGAATGACTacaccataattaaacagcccctaagcccaagtcagctggcatgggccagccgggggtttttaattgcagtgtagatataccattaatgaacaaaacatttagtaCAATAGTTTTACATAGGGAGTGCTGTTCCAGAACAGATAATTGGACCATCTGTGCCTATATCCTGACTCTGGCAGTGGTTTATACTGATGGTCCCTGCCTGCTTttatcccatgatgcaccacactaGGCACTCATCCTGTAAGCTGTTCTGAGTGAACCAACCCCTGAACTCATGTCAACTGAAGTACATGGGCTTCCATGTGGGTGCAGGAGTCCAAGTGCATGGaacagttgcaggatcaggggctaATTGTGTAATGCTGTACCAGGGTGGaaaacaccttcctgatcccagcTGGCAATCTACATATGGCCTGAAGCATGAAAGCTGATATTGTATCCCTTGTAGCTTTTTACCCTAGTGATGTAACTGTAAAGGTTTCTTTTTGTGCGTATGCATATTTAACAAACATTGCTAAACTGCTTATGACAGTAAAATCCTCTGGCAATATTGACAATACAGCTTGTAACATACACATAATTTCCTCTTAATTACTGTACATTTCTTGTCTTTAATTTCACTGAATGCCTTTCCCCTTCTTCCAGTTTAATAGCTTTTTTTTGACTATGTTTCCCATGCGTATTCATCTCCTCTTTCTCAGATTTGCCTGAGTCTAGTGAAACTGCTGTTTTACCTGGCACATTCCCCTCTGGGTTCAATAGTCCTCTTGGATTTCCAGCCAAGGCAGTTTGTTATGGTGGATGGAAACTTAAAAGTGACAGACATGGACGATGCCAGCACTGAGGAACTGTCATGCAAGGAAGATAATGACTGCACACTAGACTTCCCTGCAAAAAGCTTCATTCTCAAATGTAGTGCAGCTGGGAAATGTGATGGACTAAATGAAAAGAAGAATCTTTTTAATGCATACCGGTATGTGCAATTATATAGAAAAATTTGGCAGATTTGATCATAATTTGCACAATACCATATAGTGAGCAGTATCCTGTACTTATTCTATGTagcatacagagagagagagagagatttattaaGAATCTCTTTGTAGCAAATATTATTTTCCTTGTTAGCTAAGAATTGAAAACAGCGTAGTCATTGGCTAGTAAGAATGCAgacacccctcctgcactgcctCCCTCTATGATCACCAATAAACCTGCCCAAAAAGCTTTCCACAGTGAACTTATTGTTTCCCAGAGGTCCCACGACAGCCTTGGAGATGGCAATCCTCTAACTATCCATAGCAGAggcactgcaagcttccccaccAATGTGCCTCAGCTTGGTGGTACTGCAGGTGGAGTTTCCTCTGTATGAGAACAGTATAGTTTAGTCTCTTTGTCCCTTTTAACTCATTGCCTCTCGCTTGAGATGGGCAACAAAGGAGCGAAGAAGAAATAGAGATGGACATCTATTGGGAATTGAACTGAGACTGTCAAGTCACTTCACGTAGGCCACCAATCAGTCATCAAAAGACAGCGACTTCCTCTCTCCATTGATCTGGGCTAGATTTGAACAGCTGACCTGGAGGTGAAAGTCTTGATCGCCCATTATTAATGTTCAGGGGTTTAAGAGGGAGACACTGTTATTGAGGGATCCTAATTTCACCCTAAAAGAAAATCATAGTCTTGCAATAATTACCCATCCCTTTTAGAGCAGCAGATTTGTGGAGGGACTGGATGGTTCAAGGAATTAATAATGAGCTACCCTATCTTTCAGTTAATAATGGGCTGCCAAGCCTTGATAGCACAAGGCCTTCTGGTTGCCCTAGGTGAGAGAGCATACATGTCCTTTGTAGATTGGAAAGTCACTGCTTAAAGGTGAGCAAGGCAATATACATAGAAGCCTTTCAGAGGAATTTAGTGAAAGCTTCATTGCTTGACTCTCCTTTAAATTAGACTGAATAAAGCACTTGGCAGCACTGTATGCCACAGGGACCAAGCTTTAAGAGGGACTGGCAACATGATCTATGAGAAGCCAGTTATGGTGCTCCAGCACCACAGTATTGGACATTGTGTAAcaacctgaatagaacagaatcGTCCTCCTGAGATGGAAAGTGACAATTTAGAGAGGAGTAACTGTTGACATATTGAGACCTCTCACTTCTAACAAGCCTGTGGGATTTTTTTGCAGGTATTTTTTCACGTATCTTTTGCCACACACTGCACCTTCTGCTTTGCGGCCCCTTCTGGGTGATATTCTGAATGGAACAGGTACAAGCTAATATTTAGACCCCATTGTCTTTTATGAGAAAACATTCTAAATGATATTTTATCAGGTTAATTACTTCtgtcatatttttctttttaatgtaggTGATTTACGATATGGAATAAATGAAACcctaggagcttttgaaaaagttttacatttgtaCAAGTCTGGGCTATATCTACAGAACAGGCTTCCTCTTTTAAAAGGTACACGGCTTCAGAGTCTTTAGATAATAGTTCAATGACTGCAGTGCAATCGGACTGTAAGAATCTTGTGGTTCCCAAatatggccaaattctgatctcagttacgctCATGCAGCCCCAGTGGACACAGTGGATGTacgtgagggcagaatttggcacacTTAGGCCTAGTCTGCACTAGAAAAGGTTTACCAGTAAAACTATACAGGTATAGCTATACAGTCAAGCCCTCCTAAAGTAGATGCTGTCACACCAGAAAAAAAGGTGAAATAAGCCATACCAGCTAAAACATTTTTATGCAGGTATAACTGCATCTGcactgctgttttttaaaatagaagtatCACCGAAACAATAAAGAATCACCCAAAATCACTCCCTAGTTGATATTGCTATATCAGCAAACGTTTCTAGTGTGGAGCTGGCCTTAGtatctttgtttctttctctttggtGCAATCTTTGCTGTTTTTTCATGAGAGTTGCATGTGATTGCTTGTTCTACATTGTACGTACCTTGCCGAACAAtctggcttgtgtgtgtgtgtgtgtgtgtgcacatgcgtgcGTGCTGCTTTAAGTATTCTACTTTACTCACAGTCCTTTCAGCATGTGCATCAGTTTGTGTTTCAAGTGAATATATGTCCTGTTAATATCTTAAGGAGCCCTCCAGCTTTTTACTTCTGTGGACCAGTTGGTAAGAAAGATCCTCAGATGGCCTCCACTCTCTTTACCCACGGAGCCCTGtgatacttttatttttcttcagtttcattgTGCAACCTATCTGCTGCTTTGAGTCATTGGTGGACCATGGATCATAGTCTGGGGCTTTGTTCATCTGTACAAAAGAAGGGAACCCTTTCCATGGTGGAGAAAAGTGGCTAATCATTCTTCCTTATGAAAAAGTTCATTCCTTGCTGCTTTGAGCACAAAAGGTGTTGTGGCCCAAGATTTCCTAAGTGTTTCCATGCAGACTTGGGATGGGCATGAATTGCAATATCCGTGGAGTGCCAGATTTACATCGACTCTGGAAATGGCATGCTTGCAAGCAGAGCATGTGCAAAAATGTAGGTGCACTCTTACACAGATGGGCCTGCATTTCTAACAGTCGTATTTTCTAACAATGTCTCTCCCTCAATTTATCCATGAGTGTTCATTAGCAGTGTGCTAAAATTAGCACCTCTGTCCTATTTTACACCTCCACAAAGGGGCAGAAAGCTTAGCAGTGAGTGAGCGGTAGCCTTAAACATTGCCCGCTCTGTCATATCTGTCTGGGAGGCACTAGACaaatctagtggttaaagcagtgaGGGTTAAGTTAAAATGTATGTGTTCTGTGCTTGGCTCCTCCACTGGCTCAGTCTGAGCAGGCTACTGTAACTtctctatttgagcataagctttcgtgagctacagctcacttcatcgttgcatccgatgaagtgagctgtagctcacgaaagcttatgctcaaataaattggttagtctctaaggtgccacaagtactccttttctttttgcgaatacaaactaacacggctgctactctgaaacctgtaacttcTCTCTGTCTTATTTGAATGAGGGATGTCACGCAAGGGCAAAGTATTAACTTTATGATGTAACCGTAACATACTGCAGGGTATCTTCCTTTTGGATTATATTAAAAGTTTCCTAAAGACTGCTTCCCTATCTACtagtttttattctgtttctcaGACTACATCATCCTAAAGGGATTCCGAACCATGGAAATGCAGGACTATAAATGCTGGCCCTCCTACAGCCATCTGGGATGTTTGCTCTCCATTCATAATGCAGAGGAAGCTGCAGCAATCTGTAACTCTCAACCACAGTGCCAAAGTTTTATTGTCACTCAACAGAGAACATGGACAGGTGAGATGATGACTTTATTTATCGAAAATCCCAATAAAGATCTTTCAGTACAGATGGCCAGAGCTAGTTGTAAGTTGCTGGGACGTATGACAGAAAACGTGCAGGAAGGAAGTCAAGAAGGTTCCCTTTAGATCCTGTGTTTAAAAAAGCATGATATTCCACTTAGGAACTGGTATCAAGTCCCACTGTATAAAGCTGCTGTTCTGTTTGATTTAATAGAAGCCATACCATGCTGGATTCTGATCTGGTTAGATTTCACAAGCCGTATAGGGTCTGGCCTGATCAGTACTGAGATGAGAGGTTGCTCTGCCATGAAAAATTCAGAGTGCTTAGGAAGTGGTGTGGGTGATTCAGGAGGTGGCTCTGTTCTCCGGGTCAGTACTGTGCCAGTGCCCCGGCATGGTGCTAGGTGGCACAGTTATCTTGGAAGAACCATCTCAAAGTATTGTCtaggagaggcagtgtggcctagtgactagagcactggactgggactcagaagatttggggtctattcccagttctgcttcTAACctactgagcaagtcacttcccggtctgtgcctcagtttccccatctgtataatggggataatgatactgccccTCTTTGAGATTTATGGAGGAAAAACACTATATAGAAACTTAATATAAGATAGGAAGCTACcttttgtggtcattaaagatacCATATATCTTGCAAGAATAATGGGAGATTTTAGTGTCTGTGTCCATGTTTGGTTAATTACATTCTTCCTCAGTGAATTCCATCAGCATCTTCAACAGGATGTGATaattttcttcacttcctctgCTACAGTTTTGCATGGTGTTGGTATGTACTTTTAAATAGTTGCTATGATCCACCCCAGAGATAGCTGCACTTCAGTAGTGGGTGAGGCAATTGCTGTGGTATGTACTGTTTGTAAAAAGCTTTTGGGTCCTTTGAGGTGAAAGAAGATATATAAAAGTAGGCGGTTACTATCATTATACTCAAAAGAACCATAGTTTACAATAGTTTTGCTCCTTTTTATATCAAAATAAAGCCCCAGACCGATGAGTTTCACAAACATCCCTGTAATTAGCTCTGATTACAGCCTTTCATTGAAGCCAGCTTGTATGGTTTTAGAATTACACTGTAAATCCCCTCATTTAACTGACACTTCAGCAAGTCTAAGCTATTACTTATAATGTGAATACTGAATAAGGTATATGAACATTAACCAGGCATTGTTACCATGGTGCTTATGATCATGTATCTTGTCTGCTGACATGATACATGGCTGCCCTTTGgtgttttgtattaaaaaaaatatttaaatcgtACTCTATACGTTTGTATGAAAATTGTACACGGATAACTTTATCGTATAAGGGAGTATTTCATGTGCTGACAAAACAATACGTCTGGCCTCTGTGCACAGAGCCAGTTTCACAGTAGCAATGGTTTGTGCATGGGTATTGTATTCTGCATCTCTTCGAGGTTTTATAATGTAACAGATGTTCGTCACATGCTTCGTGTGCTATTAGAAGGAGCTCAGCTACTATAGTGGTGAGCACGGTATAAACACCTATACAGAATGGAATAGAACATCCTCCCTGTGTCGCTGCATTCTGTTTCTGCAACAGGCTGACCTGTATCAAGGCCATTTCTGTCGTCTTTTTATTCTCCTAAGCTTTTTCTTCCTCACATTTTGTAATAAGTCTTTGTTTCTGAGTGGCCAAAAAGGACAATTCTGTTACTTGTGGCCTGATTTTTCGGACATGCTGAGGGCCCAGATCTTGCATTCACATTAACTAGAGCTGCTGGTGTTTGGCGGTAACTTGTTAATGTAACTCTGTAATACAGATTGAGACATAAAGCCtatggagcctgatcctgcatttcttgTGTACTCGTACTGAAATTGGTGAGGATCGTGGATGCACAGGGAATGTAGGAAGGATGCCTCAAATGCACATAGCTGGTGTAAAAGGAACCCGCTTAGAGAGTACTTTATATATAAATCTTTCTTGGAATCTAAAGAACCAAGATGACCCGTCTCCTCTGTTTaaacttgtatttttattttcttaccaGGACGCCCACTCGCCTCATTTCGAAGTTGCCTGACTGACTTAATACCAGACGTCAATGCGGTACTTTATATTAAACGATCTGCTCCCTCGAGggaaagactttaaaaaacaGTGAGAGCTCACATAAAGCAATTTGGGGAGGAGTCATTGGGGAGAACATCATCTACCAAAAGGAATGAtactttttattttgctttaggaTGTGATCTCCATGCTATCTTGGACTGAGTAAAATGGTGCTGTCTTTCTGATCAAAGCAGAGATTATCCGTAGCCAAATGCTCTGCTCTACACAACCCCACCCAGTTCTTAACCTGTTCCCAGACTCTGCTATTCCCTGTAAACATTTGCAGTTTTGGTTCAAATGTTGTTGCAATTTTCAGAACCTCGTCTTGCTGCTTTCGGAACTTGTCAGCAAAGGAATAGAAATGGCCGTGAGGGACTTGGCTGTAGTAGTCCTAGTTAGTTCATCTGTCTTTGAAAATCTATGAATAATGCACCTCTGAAGAACACATAACTCCCCAATGATGGGGCTGCCAGAAGGGATTTAGTAACATCATAAATGTAAAGAATCCGTACATTAGTGATGAGGCCCAAGGTGcagtgtttggatccagagcCATGATTTTGGATCTGccaatgggggtgggaggcaggaggtCAAGGTATGCAGTTCAGAATGCGGGGTTTGGGTTCAGTCCATTGTGCAGGGTAAGGGGGTAGGAGCGTAGTTCAGAATGCAGGGTTTGGGTTCAACCCACTGGGGGGAGGAAGTATCcagttcagatccagggttttggttcagcccgTAACAGGGCAGGGGAGTAGGTGTGCAGTTCAAATCCAGATCCGATGTTTGGATGCAGAGTTTGGGTTTGATGTGTGCATTTGAAAACACCAGTTCCCTTGTATCAACCTTGAAGGTTGTCCAGTGTTACTTTCAATGAAAGAAATTCTGCTGAGCAAAATGTTCAAAATATTTGTCTGAAGTTCTATTCTGTATCCTAAAGAACTGCTATTCTCCTCTTGACAATGAGGTGAAGGGGGAGGGTGGTTTTATTGCTTTGATAAGATAATATATTGCATGGGCTCTCTGCACACAGTTCCTCTGAAAAGGCTTCAGGATTTCTATGCATTTTAAACTGCAATAAATGGAGACGTACCTAACATTGTGCCTGGACAGGAATGACTGGGAGTACTGCACTACCTGTTCTTTTTTCCGGACCATTTTTGTGGTCCAGTTCAGGAAAGCCAAGTCACAATGGGCCTTACCCCCAACCTGCAGAGGAACTTCCCTCAACTGAGAGCCCCAAGCACCGTGCATAGAGCGGGACCACGCAGGCTGTGTGCGCTATGGAGTAGGCCTTCACGGTGGTTCTCTGCACTGCTGTGAAGAAGGTGAGTATGTTTTGGACGTGACCAGGGATTTCATGCCATCTAATGGTGAGTGTACAGGGAGCAGTAAGACCATATTGGCTACTCAACCGCCATACTCTCATTACCCTGCAGTGGCCAGCTGTAGGCCACAaggggtatggctacactgcagtaaaacatcCAGGGTCGGTTGACATCCGCTGATGCGGGCTGCggtgctataaaattgcagtataagtttctccagcccaagcccaaatgtctccaGTGCAATGTTATAGCTCCTCGAGACCGAGTCAGCTTACGCAGGCCAGCTGctggtgttttactgcagtgtagacgtacctgatTGGGGTCTGGATACTCCAGAGTGAGATTCCTGAGCATTTGCCTCAGGCTGTGCTCTTGTCGCATGCTATTCTGTGTTTCCTAATGTAGCTGCTCACCTGTTAGCTCATTAGTGCTCCATTAAGGCACAGCAGAGCCATTACACTTCTGCTTTCTCATGCAATCCATTCCAGTTGCATTATGCTCCAAAATGACACAATTAATGAAAATGCCTATCTAGCACAACAACAAGCCTTTTTTTATCATGATGACCCTCCTGCTATGGGCTTTGTGAAGATAATGCTTTTTAAATGGACAGTCAAAGACTTTCCTTCCATTTCTACAGGACCAGTGTATTGGAGAGAGAGGCCCTGGCAGGGGGTCCTCTATTGTTCTACTTTGGCTCTActgggtgagggctgcagggcaTCTGCCATGTGATGCTCTACATTAGAAAGAGTTAATGAGATTGTATCCATCTCTCTGAACCCTAAGAGAGACAAATCAGAACAGCCTGATGGCAACAGCCAAGGGCTGGTGTGTAGTCTCATTGTTGGACCTAGAAAGAGAGGGGGTAAAGACTGAAAACTGCAAGAATGAAGTGACCCTCGTGTGTATTAAAAAGATCTTTCTACACACTCCTGATGAAAAGTCAAGGcctgagtttttttaaaaaaaaaaagtatttgaaacACCCAGCGCTCCCAAAGGTCTCCCCTTTGGGCTAATAATTTTTCAGAATGTCTTCATTGTATTATCTGTTTCCCATGTGGTAGTCAGGCCTGGCCCTCGTGCAGATGGTGTGGGGGAGGACATTGTTTATTGTAAATATGCAAATCCCAGAGTCAGAGCTACAGCAACTAAAGCTTTGTCTGCACTGCACTttcgttggtaaaacttttgtcggtcgggGGTGTTTTTTtgcacacccctgaacgacaaaagttttaccaacgaaAAGCAGCGGTGTGGACTGCGTTTTGTCGGCGGGAgccgctctcctgccaacaaagagcagctacactgcgcaccttttaGCGGCATGGCTGTACTGGCACACCTGTGTTGCTAAAGGCGCGGAGTGTTGATATAGTCTAAGAAATCTAGAAGCTTTTGGGGAGGTGAGGCTCATGTCCTGTGTTTTCCAAAGGGCTGTGCACACACAAAGGgctaacaaataataaatatatttttttaaaatggtgtatGAAGGGTTTAAAGGATCCCCTTGAGCTGATTTGCACTTGGCAAGCGAGAAGCCACATGTGGAAAACATAGCCTACACATTTCAAATTAATGGATACATTTTCAGACCCCTAACTTCTAAAGTGCACATGCAGGTGCCTAATTCTAAGCATGCAAGCAGTACCATGCTGAACTGGGACCAGCTGTGTACCTTTATGTGCACTAGTTCACGCACACTTCCAACAGGGTAACACCTCTGCATGTGTTAAACATGGCACCTGCAAAACTGAATGCTCCTAATCAATGTGGTAGGTGCAAATTCTAACACTTATGAATATTCAGGTGTCATGCTATTGGAAGTACACACCCAGGTGTTTGCACCTACAAATTGAGTGCAGGTATGTATGTGCCCAGTTGCGTTGAGGCGCAAGTGGAGACCTAGTACGCACTTTGAAAATGTGCCACTCCAAGTCTATGGGCACAATTCTCCCTGTATCCACCGTGCAGCTCCCCAGGGCCTATAATATGGGCATTGCACTTCAGTGGAGGGGTCTCTGACTGCAGAACCTTGCATCATATGAGCTCATTCTGCATACataatgggagttttgggtgtgcaatgaatgcaggatcaggcacctAGAAGTGAAAGACTGTCCTGCTAAGTTTTCTAAGTTATCCAGGATCAGATTTCTCACTCAGTCAACATTTCTTAATTGTCTGATAGTGAATTTACTGTCTAGATTCTGATCTTCAATGGTTCCAATTCAGAAATAAACATGATTGTCTTTTTCAGTTTATAACTTTTCTAGCATTTGGATCACCAGGTTTGTTGAGTAATAGTGAAGTCCTTAGATACCAAAAACTCTCATTCCACTCACTGGGCATTTTGGCATACAGCGATTGCAGAACCAGACCTTTTGAAGGCAAAGCTGTGTTCATGCCGAACCCAATGAAGTCAGGCATTCTTCTTTCTGCTCTTTGGCTTAGTAATATTAAGTGGTCATACACTGAGTATGTGGAATCCAAGCAAACAACATTGTATCTATTTTTAATTAGTTGCTTTAACAAAACACTATCCAAACTTGTAGTTGGAGAGTGATCCCTTTGGGAGTCAGTGCCCTGGAATGAGAAAGGACTTGAGCCTCTGATATATATGAAAGAATTTTGAATCCACAAAATAACTTCCTCTGCTTCTAACTTCCCAATCCCTAGTTACTCCTGTTTGTCCTTTCttgcattccttgtgcaccccAGGCTCCCACTGAGCTCAAAGAACTCAGGAGAATGAACTCCATAGCAATTCAAAGTGAACAAACTGCAAGATTATAATCCAGATTCTGCATTTTGCAGGTTACAATTTCTGGCAATCTTTTGGTTCTATGATGCGCTAACCAACATGCCCTCCTCAACCATAGTATATTCTTTAAACCTCTTGTGTGAAAAGTGGGTGTTTTATAGAGAGAGCAATATCTTCATATCCCAACCAGGCCAATCAATCTTTGTTCGCTTTTGTCCTTTTACACTAAAGCTTCATCAAAGGTCTTTATAAAATCAATTGCAGTAAAATTTTCCCCTAATATCTTTATTTCAGTAACTGAAGTGCATGCTAAGGTAAATAAGTTTGTTGCCCAAAACCAGCTGCTGCAATAAATTTATCTCCGCTATCAGTCACACTGTTGAAGTCACCATTGTGGAAGAAGTAAGGTGGGGAAGTGCTTAGAAGGAAACAGCAGGGGAATCAATTGCAATGGGAACCATGTGGTTGCAGGTACAGTATTTACCCAATATGTCTATCACATCTTCCGAAAGGACAATGTTATTGGGAGAAAATGTTGTCCCCGTAGATAAAAGTAAggaatgtcatttaaaaaaaaaactttaatattCTTCATTTATTCGAGGTTGCAATAACAGAGATAAAGCTGT
This window encodes:
- the LOC102940765 gene encoding extracellular tyrosine-protein kinase PKDCC; this encodes MRAARGKEGASLARPGGAALLGLLAASALLALALQSCPDAGPCWGANGTRGCPRPARRPPPALLDELSRRQRDLRRLATSAGPPERGLSRGGRLGCGDLSRVTGLGVVGSGFTKLVQRAALPGAGAIALKSVHRAGGDVSRCVQRYGHPAGCRRLASYKLLKEVTLLQRLDHPGVVKLHGQCYDNSLDPEIRVTAMLELGSPLEMIQLLQTPWEERFKICLSLVKLLFYLAHSPLGSIVLLDFQPRQFVMVDGNLKVTDMDDASTEELSCKEDNDCTLDFPAKSFILKCSAAGKCDGLNEKKNLFNAYRYFFTYLLPHTAPSALRPLLGDILNGTGDLRYGINETLGAFEKVLHLYKSGLYLQNRLPLLKDYIILKGFRTMEMQDYKCWPSYSHLGCLLSIHNAEEAAAICNSQPQCQSFIVTQQRTWTGRPLASFRSCLTDLIPDVNAVLYIKRSAPSRERL